From Chloroflexota bacterium, one genomic window encodes:
- a CDS encoding serine/threonine protein kinase encodes MVDLSGKTLGKYRLLERLGSGGMAQVYKAYHPQLDRYVAVKILHPHLTTEEGFLQRFRREGRAIAALRHPHIVQVYDLDVEDDLCYIVMELIEGISLKRYLQQLDREQRLMPLSEVAHLFDGLCGALAHAHSHGMVHRDIKPSNIILRRERAQEEGEGGPGWSPVLTDFGIARVMEATWSTTSGATLGTPAYMSPEQGQGEPGDARSDIYSLGVLLYRVLTGRLPFDADTPYAVILKHISAPLPAPRKVRPDLHPALERVILKALAKSPDDRFQTATEFADALRRATDQATEAERATVVESPSPQVSRPSGLGWRWGIVAAVVLLFGVAGAVVWWGLGVGKGPPLAPVVRQPAVSSEATATALPAKSFTSPLSFTSPQPTQAPLETARVITRVQSSPALVDAWIDPDLPDENFFDAGKVHLQGPSTPDRVLFGIDWDALVPEGARAVTATLEVYLVPWGEENRFASLSAHAILTPWDATTVTYRTPWSAAGMKPGVDYTADPLVEVDLTPWLAEEGWLLLDITSLAPAHREGPNHGVMLRLTDDSFGMSHFWVYTSEYQDPALRPRLTIAYEGP; translated from the coding sequence ATGGTCGATCTGAGCGGCAAGACGCTCGGCAAGTACCGCCTCCTTGAGCGCCTGGGCTCTGGCGGTATGGCTCAGGTTTACAAGGCCTATCATCCCCAGCTTGATCGTTACGTCGCCGTCAAGATCCTCCACCCCCATCTGACAACCGAGGAAGGCTTCCTTCAACGCTTTCGGCGGGAGGGTCGCGCCATCGCGGCCCTGCGCCATCCTCACATCGTGCAGGTGTACGACCTGGATGTGGAGGACGATCTCTGCTACATCGTTATGGAGCTGATCGAGGGTATCAGCCTGAAGCGGTACCTTCAGCAGTTGGACCGTGAGCAGCGGCTCATGCCCCTGTCCGAGGTGGCGCACCTGTTCGATGGACTGTGCGGCGCCCTGGCCCACGCCCACAGCCACGGCATGGTTCATCGAGACATCAAGCCGTCCAACATCATTTTGCGGCGGGAGCGGGCGCAGGAGGAAGGCGAGGGCGGCCCGGGTTGGTCGCCTGTGCTGACCGACTTCGGCATCGCCCGGGTCATGGAGGCGACCTGGAGCACGACCAGCGGTGCCACGCTGGGGACGCCCGCTTACATGTCGCCGGAGCAAGGACAGGGGGAGCCCGGCGATGCCCGCAGCGACATCTATTCCTTGGGCGTGCTTCTCTATCGGGTGCTCACGGGGCGGCTCCCCTTCGACGCTGACACCCCCTACGCGGTGATCCTCAAGCATATCAGCGCGCCCCTGCCGGCCCCGCGAAAGGTGCGCCCGGATCTGCATCCGGCCCTGGAGCGGGTTATCCTCAAGGCGCTGGCCAAATCGCCGGACGATCGATTCCAGACGGCGACCGAGTTCGCCGACGCGCTGCGCCGGGCCACCGATCAGGCGACGGAGGCGGAGCGGGCGACCGTCGTCGAGTCGCCTTCTCCGCAGGTTTCGAGGCCGTCCGGTCTCGGGTGGCGTTGGGGGATTGTGGCTGCTGTCGTCCTCTTGTTCGGCGTGGCGGGGGCTGTCGTATGGTGGGGCTTGGGTGTGGGCAAAGGGCCGCCGCTCGCTCCTGTGGTGAGGCAGCCCGCCGTGTCGTCGGAGGCGACGGCGACCGCCTTGCCCGCCAAGTCGTTCACATCCCCGCTCTCGTTTACCTCTCCCCAGCCCACCCAGGCCCCGCTTGAGACCGCTCGGGTGATCACCCGGGTGCAGAGCTCGCCCGCCCTGGTGGATGCCTGGATCGATCCCGACCTTCCCGACGAGAACTTCTTCGACGCGGGCAAGGTGCATTTGCAGGGGCCGTCCACCCCGGATCGGGTCCTGTTCGGCATCGATTGGGACGCGCTCGTTCCCGAGGGGGCGCGGGCGGTCACCGCCACGCTGGAGGTGTATCTGGTCCCCTGGGGTGAGGAGAATCGCTTCGCGTCCCTATCGGCTCATGCTATCCTGACGCCCTGGGATGCAACTACCGTCACCTATCGGACGCCCTGGAGCGCTGCCGGCATGAAGCCGGGCGTCGATTACACCGCCGATCCGCTGGTTGAGGTCGATCTGACACCCTGGCTGGCCGAGGAAGGATGGCTTCTGCTGGATATTACCTCCCTCGCTCCGGCTCATCGCGAGGGGCCCAATCACGGCGTGATGTTGCGGCTGACCGATGATAGCTTCGGGATGTCCCATTTCTGGGTCTATACATCGGAGTACCAGGATCCCGCCTTGCGACCTCGATTGACCATTGCGTATGAAGGACCGTGA
- a CDS encoding NUDIX domain-containing protein: MSRELPFRWRERLDADRARAIRAEVLSQAAVDDWTAVWAARLGRDPTDERFDVCDEAGRPTGVTAPRWLCHLLGLRHRAAHVLLLAPNGLFVLQVRSHEKAEWPGLVDVSVGGHLRAGQGYAEAAWREMEEELGVIPEMLMPPGLVPVGGPQPGQDVDPRRPEMWNRQFNQLYVARLTAEGLADVRFRDGEVCALYLCDEREVERLVETGACAPGLAHAWPIYREHQALG, encoded by the coding sequence ATGAGCAGAGAATTGCCGTTTCGTTGGAGGGAGAGGCTGGACGCCGATCGGGCGCGGGCGATCCGCGCGGAAGTGCTCTCTCAGGCCGCGGTGGACGATTGGACCGCCGTGTGGGCGGCGCGGCTGGGCCGGGATCCGACCGATGAGCGTTTCGATGTGTGCGATGAGGCCGGACGGCCCACAGGAGTCACGGCGCCGCGCTGGCTCTGTCATCTGCTGGGATTGCGCCATCGGGCGGCCCACGTGCTCCTCCTGGCGCCCAACGGGCTGTTCGTCCTGCAGGTGCGCAGCCATGAGAAGGCGGAGTGGCCGGGGCTGGTGGACGTCTCCGTGGGCGGGCATCTGCGGGCGGGCCAGGGGTACGCGGAGGCCGCCTGGCGGGAGATGGAGGAGGAGCTGGGTGTGATCCCCGAGATGCTGATGCCGCCGGGGCTGGTGCCGGTGGGGGGACCGCAGCCGGGACAGGATGTCGATCCCCGCCGGCCGGAGATGTGGAACCGGCAGTTCAACCAGCTCTACGTGGCCCGGCTGACCGCTGAGGGCCTGGCGGACGTGCGCTTTCGGGATGGCGAGGTGTGCGCGCTGTATCTGTGCGATGAGCGCGAGGTCGAGCGGCTGGTGGAGACGGGGGCGTGTGCCCCTGGGCTGGCCCATGCCTGGCCCATCTACCGGGAGCATCAGGCCCTTGGCTAG
- a CDS encoding RNA-binding transcriptional accessory protein: MAERIAHELGVRPAQVARAIELLDEGNTIPFIARYRKEATGTLDEEQLRTIQARLAYLRNLEARKQTVLASIAEQDRLTPDLEERIRAAETLQEVEDLYLPYRPRRRTRAQVARERGLEPLARRLLAQEADAPDPAALAAEFLSDEVPTVEDALAGARDIIAEQVSEDADVRSMARASTRREGMLVSRLAKPGADPAGQYEVYHEFRAPLGDLKPHQVLAINRGEAEGVLKVRVEAPDDLILGRIEARYLTRPRSPAAREVRAAIEDAYKRLIAPAITREVRRALTEAADEHGIQVFATNLRNLLLQPPIRDKVVMGIDPGYRTGCKVAIVDPTGRFLEGDTIYPHEPQRQWDAAKRQLATLIARHGVDAIAIGNGTASRETEQLVVELLGELEEHGVEKSDVGYVIVNEAGASVYSASPLARRELPDLDVAMRGAVSIARRLQDPLAELVKIDPRSIGVGLYQHDVDQKRLAEALDAVVESVVNYVGVNVNTASPALLGYVAGIHRRVAEAIVAYRDEHGPFRSRDELKRVRGLGDKAFQQAAGFLRIPDAENPLDATPIHPESYEAVRRLFRWMGVHGRERDMAERIAAFRAEHPDEDVAVRIGVGVPTLQDIYEALSKPGRDPRDDLPAPILRRDVLSIDDLREGMVLRGTVRNVVDFGAFVDIGVKRDGLVHVSEMAERYVRDPYEVVRVGDVIDVKVIKVDRERGRISLSMRI; encoded by the coding sequence ATCGCGGAGAGGATCGCCCATGAGTTGGGCGTGCGGCCGGCCCAGGTTGCCCGGGCCATCGAGCTGTTGGACGAGGGGAACACGATCCCCTTCATCGCCCGGTATCGTAAGGAGGCCACGGGCACACTGGACGAGGAGCAGCTACGGACGATCCAGGCGCGTCTGGCCTATCTGCGCAATCTGGAGGCTCGCAAGCAGACCGTCCTGGCCTCCATCGCCGAGCAGGACAGGCTGACGCCGGATCTGGAGGAGAGGATCCGGGCCGCCGAGACGCTGCAAGAGGTGGAGGACCTGTATCTGCCCTACCGGCCACGGCGGCGCACCCGCGCCCAGGTCGCCCGGGAGCGCGGCCTGGAGCCGCTGGCTCGGCGCCTGCTGGCCCAGGAGGCGGATGCTCCCGATCCGGCCGCGCTCGCCGCCGAGTTCCTGTCCGACGAGGTTCCCACCGTGGAGGACGCGCTGGCGGGCGCCCGCGACATCATCGCCGAGCAGGTGAGCGAGGACGCGGACGTGCGCTCGATGGCGCGTGCGAGCACCCGGAGGGAGGGGATGCTCGTCAGCCGGCTGGCCAAGCCCGGGGCGGATCCCGCGGGCCAGTATGAGGTCTATCACGAGTTCCGGGCGCCGTTGGGGGATCTGAAGCCGCATCAGGTCCTGGCCATCAATCGGGGGGAGGCGGAGGGCGTGCTCAAGGTGCGCGTGGAGGCCCCGGATGACCTGATCCTGGGGCGCATCGAGGCTCGCTATCTCACCCGGCCGCGTTCGCCGGCGGCGCGAGAGGTGCGTGCGGCCATCGAGGACGCGTACAAGCGTCTGATTGCGCCCGCCATCACCCGGGAGGTGCGCAGGGCGCTGACCGAGGCCGCGGATGAGCACGGCATCCAGGTCTTCGCCACGAACCTGCGCAACCTGCTCCTGCAGCCGCCGATCCGGGACAAGGTCGTCATGGGGATCGATCCCGGGTATCGGACCGGCTGCAAGGTGGCAATCGTGGACCCCACGGGCCGTTTCCTGGAGGGGGATACCATCTATCCCCACGAGCCTCAGCGGCAGTGGGACGCGGCCAAGCGGCAGCTCGCCACGCTGATCGCCCGGCACGGCGTGGACGCCATCGCCATCGGAAACGGCACGGCCAGCCGGGAGACGGAGCAGTTGGTCGTGGAGTTGCTGGGCGAGCTGGAGGAGCACGGCGTGGAGAAGTCGGACGTCGGCTACGTGATCGTGAACGAGGCCGGGGCTTCGGTCTACTCGGCCTCTCCGCTGGCTCGGCGGGAGCTTCCGGATCTAGATGTGGCCATGCGCGGCGCGGTGTCCATCGCCCGCCGGCTGCAGGACCCCCTGGCGGAGTTGGTCAAGATCGATCCACGCAGTATCGGCGTGGGGCTGTACCAGCACGACGTGGATCAGAAGCGGCTGGCTGAGGCGCTGGACGCCGTGGTCGAGTCCGTGGTGAACTACGTGGGCGTGAACGTGAACACGGCTTCCCCCGCGCTGCTGGGCTATGTGGCCGGGATCCATCGCCGCGTCGCGGAGGCCATCGTCGCCTACCGGGATGAGCATGGACCGTTCCGCTCCCGGGATGAGCTGAAGCGGGTGCGAGGGTTGGGGGATAAGGCGTTCCAACAGGCCGCCGGCTTCCTTCGTATCCCCGACGCGGAGAACCCGCTGGACGCGACGCCCATCCATCCCGAATCGTACGAGGCCGTGCGCCGGCTGTTCCGGTGGATGGGCGTTCACGGCCGCGAGCGGGACATGGCCGAACGCATCGCCGCCTTTCGGGCCGAACATCCGGATGAGGATGTCGCCGTCCGGATCGGCGTCGGCGTGCCCACGCTGCAGGACATCTACGAGGCGTTGAGCAAGCCGGGACGTGATCCCCGGGACGATCTGCCGGCGCCCATCCTGCGCCGGGACGTGCTCTCCATCGACGATCTCAGGGAGGGGATGGTGTTGCGGGGGACGGTGCGCAACGTGGTGGACTTCGGCGCGTTCGTGGATATCGGCGTGAAGCGGGATGGGCTGGTGCATGTGTCGGAGATGGCGGAACGGTATGTGCGTGATCCATACGAGGTGGTGAGGGTGGGGGATGTGATCGATGTGAAGGTCATCAAGGTGGATCGGGAGCGGGGCCGGATCAGTCTGAGCATGCGGATATGA
- a CDS encoding extracellular solute-binding protein, giving the protein MDALSNKRISRRKMLKLLGAGATAAYVAACAPPAAPAPAEAPKAPAVSKGKPFEGITLNTLGGPDPTGWEAKENALFEEKYGAKVNVTTVPYGEQRQKLTTAFMTGGSAYDFFVIDCIEVPEYVEAGWVLDITDWVTDEMKQDLLPFAADGMMYKGRWYGLPWISEWKSFVYNEAHLEKAGISELATTWDQFVKDCQTLQEKGVVPKYATAWSWLQGEAIICDFVALAVSFGGQFFDEDQNPLFNGEGAVNALQFMRDTIYEYKITNPASLTWSEREVDDAAYAGDISYFLKWGLPLIPLNNPEISKVVGQCQIGLLPSYDGQHTATCSGPMGLAISSGSKHKEAAWAYLQFRAGREGAKRNAIGAGIVPGWASLFKDPEVLEAIPGLDLMLEQAKHVVNRPRVPWYYEFSTTLQVELQNALTDKKSPQEALDDAVAKTLEIKEKFESKKG; this is encoded by the coding sequence ATGGACGCGCTTTCCAACAAACGTATCAGCCGCCGCAAGATGTTGAAGCTGTTGGGTGCCGGCGCCACCGCCGCTTATGTGGCTGCCTGTGCACCGCCCGCAGCCCCCGCACCGGCCGAGGCCCCTAAAGCACCGGCGGTCTCCAAGGGAAAGCCTTTCGAGGGGATCACGTTGAACACCCTGGGCGGCCCTGATCCCACGGGGTGGGAAGCCAAGGAGAACGCCCTGTTCGAGGAGAAGTACGGCGCCAAGGTGAACGTCACCACGGTCCCGTATGGCGAGCAGCGACAGAAGCTCACCACGGCCTTCATGACGGGCGGCTCCGCGTACGATTTCTTCGTCATCGACTGCATCGAGGTCCCCGAGTACGTGGAGGCCGGCTGGGTGCTGGATATCACGGACTGGGTCACCGACGAGATGAAGCAGGACCTGCTCCCCTTCGCGGCCGACGGGATGATGTACAAGGGCCGATGGTATGGGCTGCCGTGGATCTCCGAGTGGAAATCCTTCGTCTACAACGAGGCGCACCTGGAGAAGGCGGGGATCAGCGAGCTCGCCACGACCTGGGATCAGTTCGTCAAGGACTGCCAGACGCTTCAGGAGAAAGGCGTGGTCCCCAAGTATGCCACGGCCTGGTCCTGGCTGCAGGGTGAGGCGATCATCTGCGATTTCGTCGCCCTGGCCGTCAGCTTCGGCGGGCAGTTCTTCGACGAGGACCAGAACCCGTTGTTCAACGGCGAGGGCGCTGTGAACGCGCTCCAGTTTATGCGAGACACCATTTACGAGTACAAGATCACCAACCCCGCCTCGCTCACCTGGTCCGAACGCGAGGTGGACGACGCCGCCTACGCAGGTGATATCTCCTACTTCCTCAAGTGGGGGCTGCCCCTGATCCCGCTCAACAACCCGGAGATCTCCAAGGTCGTGGGGCAGTGCCAGATCGGCCTGCTGCCCTCCTATGACGGACAGCACACGGCCACGTGCTCCGGCCCCATGGGGTTGGCCATCTCCTCCGGCTCCAAGCATAAGGAGGCCGCCTGGGCCTATCTGCAGTTCCGGGCCGGGCGTGAGGGGGCCAAGCGCAACGCGATCGGCGCGGGCATCGTCCCCGGGTGGGCCTCGCTGTTCAAGGATCCGGAGGTGTTGGAGGCCATCCCCGGCCTCGACCTCATGCTGGAGCAGGCCAAGCATGTGGTCAACCGGCCGCGCGTCCCCTGGTACTACGAGTTCTCCACCACCCTCCAGGTGGAGCTCCAGAACGCGCTGACCGACAAGAAGTCTCCACAGGAGGCCCTGGACGACGCCGTCGCCAAGACGCTGGAGATCAAGGAGAAGTTCGAGTCCAAGAAGGGCTAG
- a CDS encoding sugar ABC transporter permease produces MRSETKRDPRPRLPAHRGLRLSKRQFGILLVLPSFLIVFVTLVYPLVYSIYITFHDMNVTRPAIGPQFVGFDNYVEVLQNKEFWQALLRTAYFVLYDIFVGMPLGLAIALLLNQRFAGRGIVRALILIPYVLPGTVNGLLWKWIYNSDYGSLNALLQQLGLIQEYIPWLSRPTLALHMLILANLWQGTPFAILLYLAGLQTIPRDLYEAATVDGASAWQSFRNITLPLLTPITLVMAVLKTIATFKIFDIVYVLTGGGPANSTQVVSYYIFINSFKFLNIGLGAAMSYVLTLIILGLVIIYYRLLSTEVSY; encoded by the coding sequence ATGCGATCAGAGACCAAAAGGGACCCCAGACCACGCCTTCCTGCCCATCGTGGGTTGCGCCTGAGCAAGCGGCAATTCGGGATCCTGCTTGTATTGCCCAGCTTCCTCATCGTCTTCGTCACACTGGTTTACCCACTGGTCTACTCCATCTACATCACCTTCCACGACATGAACGTCACCCGGCCGGCCATCGGGCCGCAGTTCGTGGGATTTGACAATTATGTCGAGGTTCTACAGAACAAAGAGTTCTGGCAGGCGCTGCTACGCACTGCCTACTTCGTCCTGTACGACATCTTCGTGGGCATGCCGCTGGGGCTGGCCATCGCCCTGCTGCTCAACCAGCGCTTCGCCGGGCGCGGCATCGTACGGGCATTGATCCTGATCCCCTACGTGTTGCCGGGCACGGTGAACGGCCTCCTCTGGAAGTGGATCTACAACTCCGATTACGGCTCGCTGAATGCGCTTCTCCAACAACTGGGGCTCATTCAGGAGTATATCCCGTGGCTGTCCCGCCCCACGCTGGCGCTGCACATGCTGATCCTGGCCAACCTATGGCAGGGGACCCCCTTCGCCATCCTGCTATACCTGGCCGGCCTGCAGACGATCCCGCGAGATCTGTATGAGGCCGCCACCGTTGACGGCGCCAGCGCGTGGCAGTCGTTCCGCAACATCACCCTGCCGCTGCTAACGCCGATCACGCTGGTCATGGCCGTGCTGAAGACCATCGCTACCTTCAAGATCTTCGACATCGTCTACGTGCTCACGGGCGGCGGCCCGGCCAACTCGACACAGGTGGTGAGCTATTACATCTTCATCAACTCATTCAAGTTCCTGAACATCGGACTGGGCGCGGCCATGTCCTACGTTCTGACGCTGATCATCTTGGGCTTGGTGATCATCTACTATCGCCTGTTGAGCACGGAAGTGTCCTATTAG
- a CDS encoding carbohydrate ABC transporter permease: protein MSTTAISRPRLSRRQRKLLRGIILYFLVLLVVLYTLAPVVWLVISSITPLTDLLTIPLRWIPRHPTFKNYQAIIAATPQTAGVNYQFKVALWNSLVVSLGVTLLCLVTGSMAAYAFARLDMPFKDRLVFILLFTQMLPGIAILIPLFLIGSRLHMLDRRITLIIVYCSFTLPFIVWMMRGYFETIPKDLEDAAMIDGCSQIGTLFRVVIPLSTPGLFATGVFAFLGAWNEFMIALALTNTLASKTMPVALAEFIGRFTVDYGLMSTVGVIASLPPILLALAFQRYLLEGLTSGAVKG from the coding sequence ATGAGCACGACAGCGATCTCCCGACCACGGCTCTCCAGACGCCAACGCAAGCTGCTGCGAGGGATTATCCTGTATTTCCTGGTCCTGCTGGTTGTGCTGTATACCCTCGCCCCGGTCGTCTGGCTGGTGATCTCCAGCATCACCCCGCTGACCGACCTGCTCACGATCCCGCTGCGCTGGATCCCGCGCCATCCTACCTTTAAGAACTATCAGGCCATCATCGCCGCCACGCCTCAGACGGCCGGCGTGAACTATCAATTCAAGGTCGCCTTATGGAACAGCCTGGTCGTCAGCCTGGGCGTCACCCTGCTGTGCCTGGTCACCGGGTCCATGGCCGCCTACGCCTTCGCCCGGCTGGACATGCCATTCAAGGACCGGCTGGTCTTCATCCTGCTCTTCACTCAGATGCTGCCAGGCATCGCCATCCTGATCCCGCTCTTCCTGATCGGCAGCCGTCTGCACATGCTGGATCGTCGCATCACGCTGATCATCGTCTACTGCTCCTTTACCCTGCCGTTCATCGTGTGGATGATGCGAGGCTATTTTGAGACGATCCCCAAGGATCTGGAGGATGCGGCCATGATCGATGGCTGCTCCCAGATCGGCACGCTATTCCGGGTGGTCATCCCGCTCTCCACGCCCGGCCTGTTCGCCACTGGCGTGTTCGCCTTCCTGGGCGCCTGGAACGAGTTCATGATCGCGCTGGCGCTGACCAACACCCTGGCCTCGAAGACGATGCCGGTGGCGCTGGCGGAGTTCATCGGCCGATTCACCGTGGACTACGGGCTCATGAGCACTGTGGGCGTGATCGCCTCCCTGCCGCCTATCCTGCTGGCCCTGGCCTTCCAGCGCTACCTGTTGGAGGGGCTGACCAGCGGCGCCGTGAAGGGCTGA